The Lytechinus pictus isolate F3 Inbred chromosome 14, Lp3.0, whole genome shotgun sequence genomic sequence CTAacaaataggaaagttatgtatatttttgtactCGCTCATCATTTTTCAAATGGAACAGTTTATTATGTTTGGCTATTTCATGCTTTAGAACACTTTTCATTGGGCACATGCATAATGCCACATAGTTAAATGGACAATTTTAAACTTCCAATATCAAATGGAATACTGAATTCTTATGCACATAGGGGCATGCAGTCTTGCTATGTGCATTGCACTCTAAAAAACAAGTATTATTGCTGTTATTAATCACTTTTTTATCCAATTCTTTTTATTCCTTTCAGGGTGacgagaaagagaaggaagacACCAAAGGAGGTGGAGCGAAAGACAGTAAGGATGGAGGGAAGGAAGAAACTCCACCAAAGAAAAAGGatggaaagaagaaaatcaaaCTCGAACTGACCGATGACCAGAAGTTTGCGGACGGAAACGACGTAAGCATTCACACATGTCCATCTTTAATTTGATGCATGCTTTAATTCTAACATTATCaacaattatcattaaaatttcattattttattgtattaatgatattgttctttttaatgtttaaataaATTCACAGAGAGTCCACCAAAATGACCACTCAATTGCttgtatttatgaataaatattgTGCGCCAAATGATTCTGGTGGAAAACGAGTAATTGATAGAATGATAGAGGGGGAAATAGCAAGGCTTGTCTCAGTGAGAGCTTATCACGTTTCAGATTTAACATGACAAAAGAAGTAGAGGGGGGCTTTTCCCTGAGTTTTTAGGGTTCAATGTCTCGGATACATGTGCATTAGGTCACAGGCATTATATAAtaattgcattgacgcccaacggcgacaatgcattgttcttgttccgtattcctattccgtcgtcttcttcttcttcttcttcttcttcttgcattgacgcccactggcgacaatgcattgttcttgttccgtattcctattccgtcgtcttcttcttcttcttcttcttcttcttccacaaaatcccatttgtttaacacatggtttttgttagctctgccctggctccgtccctcatccaaactcatccaaacttggtaaacatgttgtccagcatccctagttgtgcctctcgtcttccattttccaaaatcactcatgcatgaccatcaaggcgccattttgtaaatttcaagtccatttgcataccattactaatctcgtcctaattcccccatcctgcatgctacagacttctaacaaattgctatagctagtcaaagagttgctccatCATCTGCGACGTATAACCCGACCtccaaaatgccatcttcatgccctaaattcaaatccgaaatagccttccttcaaaaacttcatattttttaaaatataaagtcaaaaaatccTAAAATGGCcatatttttcttgttgttattcaattcgagctcatattttcaggaattaatACAGACAACATATTATACTTACAAGtcagttttcacgcatcattgaCCTTCCGGTATTGAAagagcgccctctaaagtttcaaaaacgcttatctttgaatgctcctcattgcgtcatgcatggccaaacccgtaccctctTTTAAATTTAGgttgttcaagatatgccctttcatgccatttagaaaaatatataccttacagctgacgaaatatctgaaaaatgctcccgaaaatcagcaaaatacgcaaaaatgcactataatgccagcacaacttcaacttgcgcttatttccttattattgaagcttatcctttctaacttggcagatatgagtattgatatatactttaaccgttcgtcaaccttttgtgacagaaactgacatagagctcacgtcagcttaaaattattgtgaaaaactgtcatttttaatgtctttctttatatggcatttacttccagTCTATTGCCtgcgcacaaataaaagtggtatcaatgtcaccgcatggAAATGttctttccagtgataccaaatacgacataggttacaacagaaaatttcaagataagccaatctgaacacatggtatactactcacaATGCACaaattatcaacaacagaattgtacacattgtctatggcataacgtattatgcatgcacattgttctgctatgtactttacactgagttacgttaatgaactttcagggaaatttgtatgcttattcatatcactctctctttttctttttctcccttctctctctttgttgagcggctatatggtctaaaaatggacgaaatctgtttgactcgagaatgtaacttcctatggagggcaaaatgtaccaaaatccactttgattaacatgtaatttttgttagttccccctgcctccgctcctcatccaaattcattccgatttggtagacatgttgtccatgatgcattattgtgtacctcttatttcattttctaaaatcattcatgcatgacagtgcatgcgccatgttgagtgagtgacatcatcatctctctcatttggatgtaactggctcgttcatataactcttttgttaaaaataagcgaaactttgaaatgtcataactttcttattttacatccgattttaatgaaattttccgCATGGTGCTGGTCTGATTTTttcctattgattcaaatcaacatttttctgaggtggaattgacctttcaatcagacgcgtcaatgcatgcacatcgttctgaaacgattgcagttctagttgcattgacgcccaatggcgacaatgcattgttcttgttccgtattcctattccgtcgtcttcttcttcttcttcttcttcttcttcttcttccacaaaatcccatttgtttaacacatggtgtttgttagctctgccctggctccgtccctcatccaaattcatccaaacttggtagacatgttgtccagcatccctcgTTGTGCCCCttgtcttccttttttcaaaatcactcatgcgtgaccatctaggcgccattttgtaaatttcaagtccatttgcataccattactaatctcgtcctaactcccgcatcctgcattctacagacttctaacaaattgctatagatagtcaaagagttgccccatcatttgcgacgtataacctgaacttcaaaatgccatcttcatgccctaaattcaaatccgaaatagccttccttcaaaaacgtcatatttattgaaatgtaaagtcaaaaaatcgtaaaatggccataactttcttgtttttattcatttcgagctcatattttcaggaattgatactggtaccatatcatacataggaattagttttcacgcatcactagatttccgttactgaaatagcgccctctaaagtttcaaaaacgcttatctttgaatgctcctcattgcgtcatgcatggccaaacccgtacccttttttagatttagggtgttcaagatatgccctttcatgccatttagaaaaaaatataccttaccactgacgaaatatctgaaaaatgctcccgaaaatcagcaaaatacgcaaaaatgcactataatgccagcacaacttcaacttgctcttatttccttattattgaagtttatcctttctaacttggcagatatgagtattgatatatactctaaccgttcgtcaaccttttgtaacagaaactgacaaaaatctgacgtcagctaaaaattattgtgcaaaaccttcatttttaatgtatttctttatatggcatttacttccggtctattgcttgagcacaaataaaagtggtatcaatgtcaccgcattggaatgctctttccagtgataccaaatatgacataggttacaacagaaaatttcaagataagccaatctgaacaaatggtatactactcagaatgcacacattatcaataACATAATTGTATACAATGTCTacggcataacgtattatgcatgcacatcgttctgatacgtatactttacactgagttacgttaatgaactgtcagggaaatttgtagcttattcatatcactctctctgtgtctttctatcccttctctctctttgttgagcggccatttggtctaaaaattgacgaaatctgtttgactcgagaatgtaacttcctatggagggcacaatgtaccaaaatccactttgattaacatgtaatttttgttagtcctcccctgcctccgctcctcatccaaattcattccgattggtagacatgttgtccatgatgcattattgtgtacctcttatttcattttctaaaatcattcatgcatgacagtgcatgcgccattttgagtgaaagacatcatcatctctctcatttggatgtaactggctcgttcctATAACTAttatgttaaaaataagcgaaactgtgaaatgtcataactttcttattttacatccgattttgatgaaattttcagcattgtgcttgtctgatttttccctattgattccaatcaagatttttctgaggtggacttgacctttcaatcagacgcgtcaatgcatgcacatcgttcgaaaacgattgcagttctagttcttcttcttcttcttccacaaaatcccatttgtttaacacatggtgtttgttagctctgccctggctccgtccctcatccaaattcatccaaacttggtagacatgttgtccagcatccctagttgtgcccctcgtcttccttttttcaaaatcactcatgcatgaccatctaggcgccattttgtaaatttcaagtccatttgcataccattactaatctcgtcctaactcccgcatcctgcattctacagacttctaacaaattgctatagatagtcaaagagttgccccatcatttgcgacgtataacctgaccttcaaaatgccatcttcatgccctaaattcaaatccgaaatagccttccttcaaaaacgtcatatttattgaaatgtaaagtcaaaaaatcgtaaaatggccataactttcttgtttttattcatttcgagctcatattttcaggaattgatactagtaccatatcatacataggaattagttttcacgcatcactgaatttccgttactgaaatagcgccctctaaagtttcaaaaatgcttatctttgaatgctcctcattgcatcatgcatggccaaacccgtacccttttttagatttagggtgttcaagatatgccctttcatgccaattagaaaaaaatataccttaccactgacgaaatatctgaaaaatgctcccgaaaatcagcaaaatacgcaaaaatgcactataatgccagcacaatttgaacttgctcttatttccttattattgaagtttatcctttctaacttggcagatatgagtattgatatatacttcaaccgttcgttaaccttttgtgacagaatctgacatagagctgacgtcagctcaaaattattgtgcaaaactgtcatttttaatgtctttctttatatggcatttacttccggtctattgcttgcgcaaaaataaaagtggtatcaatgtcaccgcattggaatgccctatccagtgataccaaatacgacataagttacaacagaaaatttcaagataagccaatctgaacacatggtatactactcacaatgcacacattatcaacaacagaattgtacacaatgtctatggcataacgtattatgcatgcacatcgttctgctatgtactttaatgaactgtcagggaaatgtgtatgcttattcatattactctctgtgtctttctctcccttctctctcttttttttgagcggccatatggtctaaaaatggGCCAATGGACGAAATCCTTTTGACTtgagaatgtaacttcctatggagggcaaaatgtaccaaaatccactttgattaacatgtaatttttgttagtcctcccctgcctccgctcctcatccaaattcattccgatttggtagacatgttgcccatgatgcattattgtgtacctcttttttcattttctaaaatcattcatgcatgacagtgcatgcaccatttggagtgagtgacatcatcatctctctcatttggatgtaactggctcgttcatataactcttttgttaaaaataagcgaaactttgaaatgtcataactttcttattttacatccgattttgatgaaattttaagcattgtgcttgtctgatttgcctattgattcaaatcaacatttttatgaggtggacttgacctctaaatcagacacgtcaatgcatgcacatcgtaatgaaacgattgcagttctagtttataaatgtttttattcacatttcagGCCTTCGTCTGGGTGTATGACCCCGTCCGACCTATGAACTATGTTTACGGACTTGGGCTtggtgagtaaaaaaaaaaaaaacttgtgtaTCTTTGTGTGGGTAAAATGTCCTGAGATGAATAGCTGACAAGTGTTTATATGAGGCACAGGAGTTTCATATACGAGATCACCAAATTTGAAAACCCACATTAGGTTTGACAGGCAAAATAGTGATTCTTACcttcaaaaaatcaaaatgaaaaaatagcttctgtgaaaaaaaaaaaaacaccttgaCAGAGCCATAAGAATAGCACCCAAAACATAGTGGCCCATGGGTCAAAATCTTCAAAATCTTTATCAAGATAAACGGGAGTGTTGACGAAATGGAGTAATCATTGTGTAAAACTTCATTTAGTGATATTTAGGAAGATCATCATGAATTAATGGTCCACTGCATTGCATTTGAAGGATTGCTCTTCAAATGATCTTACATCCAAAGTATAACTAATTGGGTAAAAAAATCCTGTGTAGTCCCATACATGCTTATCTGTGTGCTGTGCATTTGACATTTGGAAGATTTGGGTCAATTGCTTTTCAGGAAACACAAGTCCATAGGTGCATGAGATACATCCTTTCACAATCACTTCGAGGCAATTTCTTCCATTACTAAATTCATGACCAGATCTGACTTCTATCTATAATGAAGctctatgtattttattcatttatcttggCAGTGATCGGTGCAATTGCTGTCTGTCTGTTTCCCTTATGGCCGCCCTGGATGCGAACTGGTACATACTATCTTTGTCTTTGTGGAGCTGGATTTGTAGGAGCTATCTTTGCCCTGGCTATTagtaagtcatttttttttcttgtatgtggcaattccataaaattaaGAGCCACTCTGTGACAAGTTTTGTGTCCCTCTCGAATTTTAAGCTATTTAGACCATTGAATTGCTTAAAGGAcgagtccaccccaacaaaaaattgatttgaataaaaaaacaaaaatccaacgagcataatactgaaaatttcattaaaatcggatgtaaaataagaaagttatgacattttcaaatttcacttaatttcacaaaacagcacatcctggtcggtatgtatgcaaatgagattgatgacgtcatccactcactatttcttttgtatgtaattacatgaaatatgaaacattctcattttcaaagtgaaacaacaattaattccaccctgaacatgtggaattagcattgtttaatattatatggttcagtcaagttgatccttattgtaaaatctgtaaaaaatgaaatattgtataccgtaagtaacggtctattaaccgcacctttttctcggcgggatagaagcaaaagtcgggggtgtggtttatccacggtgacgggtctgagccagcccgccgtaacccctcccgaacatgtaagacgtctgccagttcacaacacatcgagtggccgggcgtagccgcccagggcaatgtcgtttagaggggtatgagccgcgggtaatgagaagcgattattacgatcttatcaaatattgtccataacaaacgcacccaccttcatgacactaatttcgactttattctcggttcaaagcagcgaagttccctttcaaagagacgccaagcatactcggtaatattttgtcacagctgagcgagcGCAAGAGTTAAGTTGATTGAgctgagctagcttgcgttgtattgtggttatagtgcgacttaagctggcgctattcattttaaccctcgatcccctccaaagtcccgtttcgcgccagcttattttttctttcccgtttgcttttcataagataccatgtacaccacaCACGAGAGAGACGGCATGAAGCCTTAAAAACAACtgtaaaaaatgcaaatttctttgtttcttgaaccttcctgtaatcccgtatccaaaattcatgttAGGACATCGAATGCtcgacaaattctgaaagtgattgtgagtttgtgatgcaagaaatgggaatgtttcttcctcctacgccgggaaagacacagatcattatttgataagatgtactggtaccgtatcgtagtttgcaatgtacaagaacggcagtgctgtgtgtgtgtacactaagactgtgaggtgagtgagtgagtgtgtaagtggccaatattgtcgggacctttctttcttgctaacatttgtagatgaattgatcaagaacagcagatttccgcataccggtaatctctttggatactttgaaatctttaacttagtttatgtttcttcgtacctcaaatataatgtgagaaggattttttttttttagtccaaagttgggggtgcagttaatccacgggtgcggtttatagtccgttacttatggtaattcaaacaataaaaacaaaaacaaatggtgagtgagggacatcatcgtctgtctcatttgcatgtcactgtgttgtgcatatcactcttttgtgataaataagcaaaactttaaaatgtcataactttttttattttacatccgattttgatgaatcttTCAGCACTAtcctagtttgatttttctctatttattcaaatcaacgtttttctgggatggacttgacctttaagaaattATTGACCAGTGCTTTTATCCAGTGTATCTTAGATGATAAAACTAGTTTTATGATGATTTGTTTGGCAGTTCTAACACTTTCCTTTATGTAAGTGGGACACCAAAAATTCCACAACGTAACACCATATTTCATGGAATCACCCATATCAATTAAGatcaaacaaatttttattggaaattccaaaacttaaagtgattggctaacattgatttgactttaaaaaatctgagctggaaggtcacacttgtcacctgtttCTGTGATacgttacaaaaatgaagcccagaaaaaattgcgtccgaaaatcattatttagtgcttcaaaaagtgaaatataaagtgaccggaaacaccatcttattTTCATCCCATAGtccatacctgccaaccattccgattttggcggaattataccgattttttagcctccattccgaattccgaattttTAAACCGAAATTCCGATTTTTGGGTCAATCaatatagtgttgaaattattgaaacggctgtatgatgcgactaacgcataagCGGCTGTAACATACGACTAACGCATAAACAACTGGAGCGCACGGCTAAGTGCTAAGTGCACAGTTCCATTGCAATTGCATGTGAAAATTACGAGCAGCGCGCGGCCGATATTAGCGTTGACTTCCGGaacaaaatggcggctgacatcGGCTCGCGAAAGTGCCAGTTTTCAGTGAGGACACGTTTTCAAAATCCACGAACATCGGAAAAACCGtgaaaaattcacttttttagaccccttgtttcctaactacgaTGTATAGAATTAAcgatggtgatatttttgacgcgaaatatggtgatttagtaagaaaatttcactttttattcgaGGTTTTGCCCTTTTCGCCGGATGATTTTGTATTGTGGAATGAGTTTTGTATTGTGGAATGAGTTAGTGAATGAGTCGTGTTTTGGTGTCTAGAGTGTGTTGGTAATATCATTGATGAGTCTGCTGACCGGCTGCTTAAATTACCCGGCCGCTCGGCCGGCCGCGCCGCGCACATGGGGAGGCTCTGCTGCAGTTACTCAAGTTAGATCTATCCCTACGCAATGTTAAAattgatctgtactttattttttcgaataattgtcaaatttgtgagaaagaaaggaaattatCAACTTTCGAGTCAAGTTGAGCCATCGGAGCTGAACGCCAAATCTACTTGCTTCGCTTGCCTAAACTCCCGGCGCCCGAGTTGCTGCGCCTCAGCCTCCCAGTCTCACCGGCGCACCGCAAGTGCAGTGGTGGTTGCGGGTCGGGCGTATGCCGCCGTAAGCTTCGGCTCCGTTTTtgtcatggctgaaaatctgctttcTTATGCCAACAAGCACTTATCTAATAAAgtttatgatataaccttgtcctcagtcactactcctgtgtggtgaaatataaacatgaataagatgacaatgtttggcttattttgatGCATATGATAGACttgatataaatgataaataaatgttagATTTTTTTGCACTCAGTTTTTAATACAGTAGGCCAACTTGAATCTGAATTAATGATACAAAATATCCCTTGGCCCAAAACTCAATTGtattcttgaaattattttttttctgattaaaaagagaatctTTCCAGAAACTTTCCAACAATAGAGGGCATcacaatttattaaaaaattaaattattccTAAGTCTATAtagatttcaatgaaaacaaatcacacctgAATGAAACTGGGTGTATTTTTTGTCACAAACGTGATATCTTCAAGACCtttgttttaatgtttaattgacaaatgatattatattacatataagTAGACTAAcgttacatgtaggtcatcctgTGGTATGGTAAATagggtaaatttgctttaaaaggGGTAGAGAAATGCTAATTTTACATGCAGAAAATGCAGAGTCCCTACCATGGGAGGGGGAAACCATCTCGCGCGCGACCCGTTCGGGGCCCTCGTGgctttgatactgattttttattatcaaaggttggcaggtatgccatacacttatgtgttctATTTAAGCGTCTTCAAGATGCCTAATTACAAAATTTGGGTTTTCCTTGtatttttagcttttcattctcaataatggttgttttcagggttttttagttctaatacatgtgcttgtacacatgtttcatcttggtttgagaattttttaaatcggctacTACTAAATTCTATGGCTCTCGTTCTTTCAAAGTGTCAACTGCTGAGCTTTGGAACAACTTGCCTGATATTGTGAAATAGACTAACACTGAAGAATCATATAAGATAAGATAtaccagtacatgtacatcattgatTATATGCTCCTCTGTAAATAGGTTTTTccctctcttattttcttctaaatCACATAGAGACGTACAGTAAATGTTATCACTGTGAtttgcgctatataagcaatgtttattattatcattattattatttatattattattattatcattattactattattgttattgttattattattatcatcatcattattattattattgttaatattactattattattattttcattattattattaatattgttctaAAACAGCTACCCGATACATTATAGTACAGATGattgaatatcaaatatcaCATGACTGATAATGACCTTGAATCACCCagcaatgaggaaaaaaatatcatgactCATATCCAATTTCCTTTGAAGTGCATAGAGATTTTGAGTGGTATGTTGCTGATAATATTAATCTTACATCTTCCCCTTTCTTCTCTCGCAGTACGACTCATCATATTTGTCCTGACTTGGGGATCGACTTTTGGCAAAATTCACTTCTGGCTTTTCCCGAACCTCTTGGCGGATGTCGGAATCAAAGAATCGTTTATGCCCTTTTATGAAGTTGAGTATATGACTAAAAAAGAAGACGATAAGACAGAAAAATCTAAGGAAGATTCAAACGATGATGAGAAAGGCAGCGAGGCGATGGAAGCCGAAGACCAGCCCAACCAAGAAACAACTCAAGATATCGGCCATGTTGAAAATATTCCTGAAAATATTGGTGATACGGAAGAAAGGTATTCGGACCAAGCAGGAACTCCGCCCGAAAATTCTGACATTACTGAAGAGAGAAGTGTTGAGAGCGGGGATGCAGACGAAGTCGATGACGATGAggaagacgatgatgatgatgatgatgataacggagATGACTTTGAAATGATCAATGAGGAAGAAATTTCTGAAGTATGCGACGGAAGCGGGGGGTCACAGcatgaagaggaagaggaatgAATCTGTTATTTTTACGTTAACCTTGATGTAATCACAACGACCATTCTATCTTTTAAATGTTTGCCTTTATTCGTGCCGTTATGTAAGCTGTTTCCTCGATTAGTGCGATTCATGTATTTCCGTATTGTTTCATAGGCATAGCTGCTTGTGAACTTGATCAGTGTGACTTATATGATGGTTGTGCATTTTGAGTTTCCTCAAATAAAAAATCGCACCAATTGTCATAATGGCATAACTTATTCCATATGTACCATTGAGCATCACCAATCGATACGCAGGGTGCAGAAATTATTAAGCGCCTTTTACATTGACACTCTCAA encodes the following:
- the LOC129276676 gene encoding translocation protein SEC62-like; translated protein: MGLICSSVLVKMAERTTRRRKKKESTELEKPTKEETAVARHIRFNLPTKNTSIDGHRVEYFTGSKAVDFLLDSKWASGKGKTEVIFTDRESVANYLDGLLWKGLFYRALKVVKKSKKEKEEGKKEKKSKKEKKKTEAETTEKGDEKEKEDTKGGGAKDSKDGGKEETPPKKKDGKKKIKLELTDDQKFADGNDAFVWVYDPVRPMNYVYGLGLVIGAIAVCLFPLWPPWMRTGTYYLCLCGAGFVGAIFALAIIRLIIFVLTWGSTFGKIHFWLFPNLLADVGIKESFMPFYEVEYMTKKEDDKTEKSKEDSNDDEKGSEAMEAEDQPNQETTQDIGHVENIPENIGDTEERYSDQAGTPPENSDITEERSVESGDADEVDDDEEDDDDDDDDNGDDFEMINEEEISEVCDGSGGSQHEEEEE